Proteins found in one Paenibacillus borealis genomic segment:
- a CDS encoding GNAT family N-acetyltransferase, whose translation MNIFIIHSEEDQYGNSKENIFIAFGEHRSYLGSAFAYPAINHHQTPDTPYLIYISVDPADHSDQLLKQEVSQRLFDRVLARAKELRRLRPDLTARIYAGFEADQEKLSFYMRNGFESNDSVVMEAPIPDSFTYTLPDDIEVTQVNLNSDKETMEYKERYDEIFVTPLNLEALAEQGRYPYFHNLSFLQEGKLLGGCTFFAKDNCGYIETVYVVPEARGTGIARAIMNYMFDYFLTHRMDAVRLEVWQLNTRAAGLYRSLGFIEVETTTMFPGMIL comes from the coding sequence ATGAATATTTTTATCATCCATTCGGAAGAAGACCAGTACGGCAACAGCAAAGAGAATATCTTTATAGCATTCGGTGAACACCGGAGCTACTTGGGGAGCGCTTTTGCCTATCCGGCAATCAATCATCACCAGACTCCGGATACCCCTTATCTGATTTATATTAGTGTAGATCCCGCCGATCATTCAGATCAATTATTGAAGCAGGAGGTTAGCCAGCGGCTCTTTGACAGAGTACTTGCAAGGGCTAAAGAGCTGCGGAGACTGCGGCCGGATCTAACCGCCCGAATATACGCCGGATTTGAAGCGGATCAGGAGAAACTGAGCTTTTATATGCGTAACGGGTTTGAGTCCAATGACAGCGTTGTTATGGAGGCTCCCATTCCGGATAGCTTCACATATACCTTGCCGGATGATATAGAAGTTACACAGGTGAACCTTAATTCTGACAAAGAGACTATGGAGTACAAGGAGCGGTATGATGAGATCTTTGTTACGCCGCTGAATCTGGAGGCACTTGCAGAACAAGGAAGGTACCCCTATTTCCACAACCTCTCGTTCCTACAAGAAGGCAAATTGCTGGGAGGCTGTACCTTTTTCGCGAAGGACAACTGCGGTTATATTGAAACGGTATATGTGGTGCCCGAAGCCCGCGGAACCGGGATCGCCAGGGCGATTATGAATTACATGTTTGATTATTTCTTAACCCATAGGATGGACGCAGTAAGACTGGAGGTCTGGCAACTCAATACCCGCGCAGCCGGGCTTTACAGATCCTTGGGATTCATTGAAGTGGAGACAACAACAATGTTCCCGGGGATGATCTTATAA
- a CDS encoding GNAT family N-acetyltransferase — translation MNVKFRNYRADDFIKVRDMLVASFCETAKLGNWLIDRWNFCRAVSHTMHDTYDSWEDTVGVWVDEAGTIAGVVNSEGEERGEAFFQIRVPLPAAVYEEMFNFAESSLAVQEKGRRIIRLRIPAGDSVRESIAYSRGYSQLEWNDSMSVLSLGNLGPVDLPPGYRILSGTDVSSEAKALAHAKAFGYFEEAGDHSVPLAFERMKQAPDYRPELDLSVVDLSGEVVSFCTLWYDGKNRHGILEPVGTIPAARKQGLARAVITEGLWRIAAYGAKSAYVGSTMEFYKRLGFEAVYTSYVWERITDGSE, via the coding sequence ATGAACGTGAAATTTCGCAATTACAGAGCGGATGATTTCATCAAGGTCCGTGACATGCTTGTAGCCAGCTTTTGCGAAACGGCTAAGCTGGGGAACTGGCTGATCGACAGATGGAACTTCTGCAGAGCGGTGAGCCACACGATGCATGATACATACGACTCCTGGGAGGACACCGTAGGGGTTTGGGTGGATGAAGCCGGAACAATCGCCGGGGTGGTTAACTCGGAGGGGGAAGAGCGGGGAGAAGCCTTTTTCCAAATACGGGTTCCTTTACCGGCTGCAGTATATGAAGAAATGTTCAATTTCGCGGAGAGCAGCTTAGCGGTGCAGGAGAAGGGGCGGCGGATTATCCGTCTGCGGATTCCGGCGGGTGACTCTGTTCGTGAATCGATTGCTTATTCGAGGGGTTACAGCCAACTGGAGTGGAATGATTCGATGTCGGTTCTGTCTTTGGGGAATCTGGGGCCGGTTGATCTTCCCCCCGGGTACCGGATTCTGTCCGGAACGGATGTCTCAAGCGAAGCCAAGGCGCTGGCTCACGCCAAGGCCTTCGGTTACTTTGAGGAGGCCGGTGATCACTCGGTCCCTCTGGCTTTTGAGCGGATGAAGCAGGCTCCCGATTACCGGCCGGAGCTGGATCTCTCCGTTGTGGATCTATCCGGCGAAGTCGTCTCCTTCTGTACACTATGGTACGACGGGAAGAATCGGCATGGTATTCTGGAGCCTGTCGGGACTATACCGGCTGCGCGTAAGCAGGGATTGGCCAGAGCCGTTATTACAGAAGGGCTCTGGCGGATTGCCGCGTACGGTGCGAAATCTGCTTACGTAGGGTCAACAATGGAATTCTATAAGAGGCTGGGATTTGAAGCGGTGTATACCAGCTATGTTTGGGAGAGGATTACTGACGGTTCGGAGTGA